A genomic segment from Acidobacteriota bacterium encodes:
- a CDS encoding DNA methyltransferase produces MEELLSIQEASRWATEYLGKKVTTSNISYLVQYGRIRKIGDNGATKVSKKELLEYYKSYNAYRAITWKDQLGEDLNWALSFEQYKEAETTKHVHRLHPYKGKFIPQLVEYFLDDHVDNFKKQVYFQKGDIVLDPFSGSGTTMVQANELGMHAIGIDISAFNALIANCKVMKYNLDDVQIEIKKITRALREFLLQTNTIEFENKLLQALYQLNNKFFPVPEYKYKVKRDEINGDVYGEEKAQEFLPIYEALVQKYDIKLRQDKSATFLDKWYSQHIRDEIEFVFEQIKQVSNPQTKGILSVILSRTIRSCRATTHADLATLVEPITTTYYCAKHGKVCKPLFSIFKWWETYTKDTVKRLAEFGRLRTNTYQWCLRGDSRTIDIFAALETKHPVFAELAKTQKIKGIFSSPPYVGLIDYHEQHAYAYDLFKFERNDELEIGPLFKGQGREAKQSYIEGITAVLNNCKRFLVEDYDIFLVANDKYNMYPTIAENAGMQIVNRYKRPVLNRTEKDKGAYSEIIFHLKKN; encoded by the coding sequence ATGGAAGAACTCTTATCCATACAAGAAGCCAGCCGTTGGGCAACAGAGTATTTAGGAAAAAAGGTCACCACGTCAAATATTTCTTATCTTGTTCAATACGGGCGCATCCGAAAAATCGGTGACAACGGGGCAACCAAAGTTTCTAAAAAAGAGTTGCTGGAATACTACAAATCCTATAATGCCTATCGGGCGATCACCTGGAAAGATCAACTCGGAGAAGACCTGAACTGGGCGTTATCATTTGAGCAATACAAAGAAGCCGAAACGACCAAGCACGTTCACCGTCTTCACCCTTACAAAGGTAAATTCATCCCGCAGTTAGTTGAATATTTTCTCGACGACCATGTAGATAATTTTAAGAAGCAGGTTTACTTCCAAAAGGGAGATATTGTGCTCGACCCGTTTTCAGGTAGTGGCACAACAATGGTGCAAGCCAATGAACTTGGAATGCATGCCATTGGAATTGATATTTCCGCCTTTAACGCCTTGATTGCCAATTGCAAGGTGATGAAGTACAACCTTGATGACGTTCAAATTGAAATAAAAAAAATCACCCGAGCATTGAGAGAATTTCTTCTTCAAACAAACACGATTGAATTTGAAAATAAATTGCTGCAAGCCCTTTACCAATTAAACAATAAATTTTTTCCAGTTCCAGAATATAAATACAAAGTCAAAAGAGACGAAATTAACGGCGATGTTTACGGTGAAGAGAAAGCTCAGGAGTTTTTACCGATTTATGAGGCTCTCGTGCAAAAATACGACATTAAATTGAGACAAGATAAATCGGCAACTTTCCTCGATAAATGGTATTCACAACATATTCGGGATGAAATTGAATTTGTTTTTGAACAAATCAAACAAGTAAGTAACCCTCAAACGAAAGGGATTCTCAGTGTTATTTTAAGCCGAACGATTCGCTCGTGCAGAGCAACAACCCATGCTGATCTTGCGACACTTGTTGAACCAATCACAACGACCTATTACTGCGCAAAACATGGAAAGGTTTGTAAGCCATTATTCTCAATTTTCAAGTGGTGGGAAACCTACACCAAGGATACGGTGAAGCGCCTTGCTGAATTTGGCAGGCTTCGCACAAACACCTACCAATGGTGTCTCAGAGGTGATAGTCGAACCATAGATATTTTCGCGGCGCTTGAGACAAAGCATCCTGTCTTTGCGGAGTTGGCAAAAACCCAGAAAATTAAAGGAATTTTTTCCAGCCCGCCCTATGTCGGATTGATTGATTATCATGAACAACACGCCTACGCTTATGACCTATTCAAATTTGAACGAAATGACGAATTGGAGATAGGTCCTCTGTTCAAAGGGCAAGGGCGGGAAGCAAAGCAAAGTTATATCGAAGGGATTACTGCTGTCCTAAACAATTGCAAACGATTTCTAGTTGAAGATTACGACATCTTTTTGGTCGCTAATGATAAATACAATATGTACCCGACGATTGCCGAAAATGCAGGGATGCAAATTGTTAATCGCTATAAACGCCCGGTCTTAAATCGCACTGAAAAAGACAAAGGCGCTTATTCGGAGATTATTTTTCATCTGAAAAAAAACTAA